TTTTCCCTCTAAACACCGGCTTATAGGGCGTCCAGCCCCCCGGAAAACCCCGGAATACCCCGGAATACCCCCGGAACCTATCGAAATGCGGCCTGCCACGACTGGCAGACAGGGGCGGCGTTATCGGGGGCTGGGCGGGCGGACTGGGGTCAGTGGGTGGCGAGGCGGTCGAGGGTTTTTTGGACGGCGCGGGCGAGCTTGGCGGCGGTCTCGCTGACGACTTTGAAGAAGTCGTCGCCGTTGGCCTCGACGACCAGGGGCTTCATGCCTTTGGGGCGGGCTTCCATGAGGCAGCGCTTGTCGCCGGGCGTCTGCTTGGTCGGGCTGCTGTCGTCGTAGAGGTGGATCTCGACGCGGGTGAGGCGGTCGGCGAGGTGGCCGAGCTTGTCGGTGACGGTGTCGCGGGCCATGGCTTCGAGGGAGTCGCTCTTGTCGATGTTGCTGTAGTTGGTCTGGATGATCATGGGCTGGCTTGGATTCCTTTCGTGCGCGGCACGCGCTGGCTCATCCTAGGCGCGCTGTCCGCGTGCGGGTGTCGGCGGGTCACGCCTACAGGTGGCCACCTGGCGGGAGGACGGGCAGGCAAGTTGTTCGGTGCAGTCGGGCGGGCCGATGGATCGCTCCTCAAGCGGCGGCTGGGGACGCCCGGCCTACTAGACTGCATCGATCGAGCGGCATGACGCGGGGGGTGCCGTGCGCGGGGGGTCCGTGAAGAACAGAACGGAGTCGGCCGCTGCACCACGCAACTGTGCATGATGTACGATCCGCCCCACGACTTAGCGAGGTGTTGATATGACTGGACGCAAGGATGGGGCCCTGGCTGCGCTGTTGCTTGTGGTTCTGATGCTGACCGGGTGCGCCTACCCGCCGGGCGCGGGGGGTGGGCCGATCACGCTGCGGGACGGCACGCTGAGCGCGACGATTGACCCGGCGACGCTGCACATCACGATGGCCGACGACGCGACGGGGCAGGCGGTGACGGTCTCCAACGCGCAGCCGGGGCTGTCGGCGGCCGCGGTGCAGGCGGTCGGGGGGCGTGCGCTGTCGTGGCGGGTGGGCGAGGTTGCGGCGCACGCGGAGATTGTGGATGGCGCGTTGGCGGTGCGTTTCAGTGGGCCCCGCCACGCGGAGGTGACGTTCCCGGTCCTTGGGCGCACGGCGGGTGGTGGCGAGGGCGGGGGCCTGGCCGAGAACATCTGGCTGCTGCCGATCGCCGAGGGGCACCGCGTCCCCGACGATGATGCGGACTGGGCGGCGCACCTCGCGCATCAGTCGCCGACGAATACGCTCGAGGGATTGTCGGTCCCGTTCCTCGGCGTGATGCGGGGCGACGCCGGGCCGACGGCGGTGTGGATGCTCGAAGACCCGCTGAACAACACGCTGCGCTACACGGGCGACGGCCACACGACGCCGATCGGGCTGCGCATCACGCACCGCTTCAACCCCGCGATGGACGACACGCGCTACGGCGTGCGTTTCCGCTTCGGCGGCGACAGCGCGATCGGCCCGGCACTGGCGTACCGCGGGTATCTGGAACGCAGCGGCCGGCTGGTCACGCTGGCGGACAAGATCGCGGACAACCCGCGGGTCGATCGGCTGCGCGGGGCGCTGCACGCCTACGTGTGGGACGACGGGCTGATCAGCGCGCACGACCTGCGACACGCGAAACCGATCGCGGCGGCGCTCGTCGCGGCGTCGGACAGCGGCCCGGCCGACTCGCCGCAGGCGCGGGTGTGGTCGCTTCTGGACGACGCGGGGCGTGAGGCGGCGGCGGCGCTGGTCGAGGAGGAGTGGCCGTCGATGTACCTGAAGCGCGAGCTGGCGGCGGCGCTGTCGCGGGTGATGGCGCAGCATGACGACCCCGCCGCGATGCGAGGCGAGGTCTACCGCGCGTTCGATGGCCTCCTCGACCCGCCCAGCACCTGGGGCGACGGCGTGAGCATCGCCATGCTCAACGCGATGCACCAGGCCGGCATCGAGCACGCGCTGCTGCTGACCGGCGGGCTCCACACCGCAGACCAAAAGCCCTACGTCCCCGCCTTTGCCGACCAACTCGGCTACCTCTTTGGGCCCTACGACTCGTACCACTCCATCCATGCGCCCGACACGCCCGAAGATGACACATGGGACACGGCACAGTTCGACCAACACCTCTGGGAGACCGGCGGCATCCGCAACGAGGACGGCAGCTACTCCGCCGGGTTCAAGCAGCGCGGCCGACACCTCGCGCCGATCGCCGCCCGGCCGTACGTCGAGGCGCGCGTTAATATGATCCTCGGACAAACGCCCCACTCCGCGTGGTTCGTCGACTGCGATGCGTTTGGCCAGTTGTTTGACGACTACACGCCCGGCCGGGAATGCTCGAAGTTGGGGGGGATGGTCGCCCGGCTGGATCGCCTGGACTGGCTGAGCGGCCGGCATGGGCTCGTCGTCGGGTCTGAGGGCGGCAGCGCCTACGCGGCCAACGCCATCCACTTCGCCCACGGTATCACCTCACCCGTCATCGGCTGGGGCGACCCGCAACTCACCGAGCGCGACAGCGAACATTACCTCGGCGGGTGGTGGCCGCCGACGGGCCCGGCCGTGTTCTTCAAGCAAGTCCCGCTCGCGCCGGGCTACGGGAAAGTCCACTTCGACCCGCGTTACCGGCTGCCGCTGTACCAGGCGGTGTTCCACGACTGCGTCGTCGCCACGCACCACTGGGGCTACCACAGCCTGAAGTTCTCGGATCAGGTGCAGACCGTCGCGCTCATCGAGCAGCTCTACAACGTCCCGCCCCTGGTCCACCTCAACCGTGACGCCTGGCGCGAGCACGGCGACGCCATCGCCCGGCGCATGGCTTTTTTCGCGCCTATCCACCGCGACGCGGCGCTGCTCCCGCTGACGAGCTACCGCTGGCTCGACGACGGGGGCTTCGTTCAACAGACGACGTTCGGCGAACGGTTCGTCATCACAGTGAACTTTGGGGATGCGGCATTCGTCGTCGAGGGCGACACGATCGAAGCCCGCTCTGCGGTCTGCCTCGACCGAGAGACGGATGAAATGTCGCGGTATTCTCCTTGACTGGGGGTGGCCGCCGGTGGCTGGGGCCGAGTCTTCCACATCCGCCCACGGGGCCGCGATCGGGCGTTATTCTGTGACGATGAGCGCGGTGAGCGATGACAACCTGATGCAGCAAGGGGCCTCCGCGCCCGACTGGCCCGGGCGGCTGGGCGGGCGGTTTGTGGTGTTTGATGGGCCCGATGGGAGCGGGAAGAGCACGCAGTTTCGTCGGCTGGTCGGGCTCGCGGAGGCGGCGGGGGTGGCGGTCTGCGAGGTGCGCGAGCCGGGCGGGACGCATATCGGGGAGGAGATCCGCAAGACGCTTTTGGATGCGCAGCACGAGGAAGAGGCGCCGATCGACCTGCGTTGCGAGATGCTGCTGTTCATGGCCAGCCGGGCGCAGTTGATCGCGCAGCGGGTTCGGCCGGCGCTCAAGCGGGGGGAGCTGGTGCTGGCGGATCGGTTTATCTCGTCGACGCTGGCGTACCAAGGCGCGGGCGGCGGGCTGCCCGTGGATGAGATCATCGCGGTGGGGAAGGTCGCGTTGCAGGAGTGCTGGCCCGACCTGGTGGTGGTGTTCGATGTGGATGCGGCGACGGCGCGGGCGCGGATGAACCCGCTCTTGCGTGGGCAGGAGTTTGATGCCGACCAGGACCGGATGGAGAGCAAGGGGGATACGTTCCACCGCAAGGTCCGGCAGGGGTACCTCGACCAGGCGGCGGGCGACCCGGGGCACTACCTCGTGATCGATGCGCGGGGGGAAGAGGAAGATGTGTACGGCCGAATGTGTGCCGGGCTTGCCGAACGCGTCGCGGCGTTTGAACAGAAAGGCTGAGCGATGGCATCCACACCCGACCCCAAGCCCAATGCGTCCCGCGTCCGAGCGGGGGGGATGGCCATGATCGTTTTAGTGACCCTGGTGTCGCTGGGGGTGTGTGCCTTGCTGGTGTTGCTGATCGCGACGGAGGTGTTTGGCCGACACGCGCTGACGGGCACCGACTACGCGATGGGGGTCGCGTACTGCGCGGTGTTCGTGACGGCGGGGGCGAGTATTGCGCTGGTGTTCAAGTTGTTGGTGGGGAAGGCGGGAAGCTGAACCACGAAGGCGCGGAAGGCACGGAGGAAGGCAGAAGTTTGGGCACAAAAAGGCACAAAGAGCACAAAACATGTAGAGTAGCAGCGCTTCTTCTTTTGTGATTCTTGTGCTTTTTAGTGGCTAAACGCGTCCCCTGCCTTCCTTCGTGTTCTTCGCGCCTTCGTGGTTCAATCATCTTCCATCCCCGCTCGCCGTAGGACGTTGGCGACGTAGGCGCGGGTCTTGGGGCCGACCTGGCCTTCACCGTCGAGGGCGAGGAGTTGGTCGGTGGTGAGCGCGGGGTGGGCGATGCGGAGCTTGGCGACGGCGGTGGGTCCCATGTGATAGGCGGCGAGCGCAAGCTTGAGGTCGTCGTCGAAGCGGTCGAGCAGGTAGGCGAGGTAGCGGGTGCCGATGTCGATGTTGTAGCTCGGGTCGTAGAGCTGTTCGTCGTCGGCGTCGGGGAGGTCGAAACGCTGGATCACCTCGCGGTGGGTGATGGGCGTGATCTGCATGAGCCCGCGTGCGTTGGCGGAGGAGAGCGCGTTGGGGTCGCCGCCGGACTCGGTGCGGATGACGGCACGGACGAGCGCGACAGGGAGGCCGTGACCGTCGGCGTTTTCTTCGATCTCTTCGGCGATCGCGGCGGGGAGTGTGTTGCGCCTTGAGCACTGGTCGACAGTCATCCACAGCGCGATCGTGAGCAGTGTGATCACGATCGCCCACCACAGCCAGGCCATTCGGCCGGGGGGCGGCTGGAGCCATCGGGGGTAGCGGGGTTTGCGTCTTCGCCGCATGGGGGGATGGTAGCGGGAAGTGGGCTTGTCGCCTGTGGATTAGGTACCAGACGCTTCGCGGACTCAGCGTCGGCGTTTGGCGGCAAGCGTGTTAGCGGTTGCCGTCGGTGGGGCCGGGGAGGTCGTCGGTGCGGAAGGGTGGCGCGGGGAGGCCTTCTTCGTTGACGAGGTTGGCGTCCTCGGGGTTGTCCTTCCAGGCGTAGCGGACGTGGACGGGGTTGGGGACGTCGGGGGACCAGACGGTAATCAAGGCACCGCGTTCGTTCTGGTCCCCAATCTCTGCGTTTGCGGGGACAAACTGGCCGTCTTCGCCTGCGATAGTGAATCCGGTGAGCGGCCCCTCGCCCCGTATCGCCATCGGGCTCCCCAGGTTGGCGAATTCGAGCTCGATGCGGCCATCCACGACAAGGAGTTTGTCGGTGCGCCAGATCGGCCCCGACTTCACCACATCCATCCCATACGTATCCGCCAGCGCCCACAGCGCAAGACGCAGACCCACATCCTGCTTGTTGCGGGGGTGGATGTCGTTGGCGGCGCCGATGTCGATGATGGTAGCCATGCCGGTGTTGGGGACAGTGAGCAGCGTGTGGAGCTGCGCGTTCTGGAGGTGGGTCCACGGCGTGTCGGTGGGCTGGTCGACGTAGGCGCGGAAGTTAGCGAGCTGGACGAAGAGGAAGGGGAACTCGCCCTGGTTCCATTGCTCGCGCCAGTCGTGGATCATGGCGGGGAAGATGGTTTCGTACTGCTCGGCCCGGCCGGCGTTGGACTCGCCCTGGTACCAGATCGCGCCCTGGATGGTGTAGGGGACGATGGGGGCGATCATGCCGTTGTACAGCCCGGCCGGGGAGTGCGGGTGGTCGGGGCCGACGGGCCTTGCCGGACGTTGCGTGGCGGCGTCGGCGGGGTCGAGCTCGTGGGTGATGCGGTAGCGCCAGTCGCCGGCGAGGGCGATCGGCTCGCCGACGTTTGCGTCGGCGGGCCGGAGCTTCATCTGCGCGGCCTGGCCGTGGAACCCGCCTCCGCCGTGGGCGTCGAACATGCGGACGGCGACGGTGACTTCGCCGGCGACGACGTGGCGTGCGGGGATGCGGTAGGTGCGTGGCGACTGCCAAGCGTTCTGCACGTTCGGGCCGGTCGCGCCGACCTGCTGGCCATTGAACCATGTCACATCGAAGTCGTCGATCGGGCCCAGCTCCAGGACGAGCGGCTTGCCCGCCCAGTTAGCGGGGATGGTGACGGTCCGGCGGTACCACATAACGCCGTCGAGGTCGCCGTGGCCCGCGGTTTCCCAGCCGCCGGGGAGCGTTGCGTTTTCCCATTCGCTGTCGTCAAAGTCGTTGGCGACGAAGCCGGCTTCTTCGTCGGTCATGGAAGGGCCGTTGAGCTTGGCGTTGTAGTCGGCGAGGGCTTCCTCGAACGCGGCGAGTCGTTCGTCGTATCCATCGAGCATGTTGTCGTAGCGCTCGAGCATCGGCCCGGCCGACTCGACGGTGTCGAGTTTCTCCCGGCTGGTCCAGGCCTCGGAGGGGGTGCCGCCCCAACTCGAGTGGAGGATGCCGACGGGGACGTCGAGGCGTTGGTACAGCTCGCGTGCGAAGTAGTAGCCCACGGCCGAGAACCCGCCGACGGTCTGCGGCGAGCAGACCTGCCACTGGCCGGGGACGTCGCGTTGTGGGGCTTGGGCGACGGTGCGCCGCGCGGTCCACATGCGGAGGCCCGGGTGGTTGGCGTTGGCGATCTCTTCCTGCGGGTTGTCGGAGTTACTGACCGTCCACGCCATATTGGACTGTCCCGACGCGACCCAGACCTCGCCGACGAGGACATCGGCGATCTCGATGCGGTTGGTGCCTTCGATGACGAGCGGTCGGCCTTGCGCAGAGGCCTCCATCGCGTCGAGCATCACGGACCAGTTGCCATCGGCGTCTGCCCGCACGCTGTGTTCCTGGCCGGCGAAGACGAGGTCGACTTGCTCGCCCGCATCCGCCCAGCCCCAGATACGGACCTCGGCGTCGCGCTGCAGCACCATGTGGTCGCCGATCACACTAGGCAGGGACACGTCCGCCAGCGCGGCGGGTGCAAGCAGGAGCGACGAGAGCAGAGGCAAGACGGCGAGGGCACGTTTCATCGGAGTTTCCTGTGGCCGATCAGGCCAAGCGGGGTCGGGTCTTGAACAGGCGGGGTCTCACTCGGTGGCGGCCGAGCCGGCGTGATGCCGATACATGGTAATCCAAAGGCGGCGGTGCGCATGTGCCCCGCCCTCCCCCGAGAGCCCGACGATGTTCAACCGGCTTGTCTTACTCCTGGCGATCTTGCTGCTGGGCGCGTTCGCGCTGGCGGGCTATCAATGGGCCCGGGCGTCTGTCGCCAAGCAGGTCTACCGCGATCGGCTGGGCGCGGTGCAGAAGGAGTACGCCCAGCTCGCCGACCAGTACAACCAGGCCGTGACCCCCAAGCCCGTGACCGAGCTGCTGGTGCGGGACGGGAAGATCAGCGTCGTCATCCGCGAGGGCGACGGCACCGCCCGCACGATCGAGACGCCCTACCTCGCCGACCGCGAGGTCTTCGTGGACTACGCCCTGATCGACGGCCGGCTGCTCATCCGGCGGATCTTCGATGAGAACACTGCGCCGGCCTACGCGACAATGATCGACGCGGAGCTGGTCAACGTGGACTGGGACGACCACGGCGCGATGTTCGGCAAGGCCATCTACCGCCGGCTCGAAGACGGGCGATGGGTCATCTCCGTCACGGGCGACGGCTCACTGGGGCTGAAAAAACTCGAGCCCGGCGAAGAGGCGGAGCTGACGCATCGGCCCGGCGTGCAGGAGTATGCCCCGGTCGCCCCGCCGTCGCCGCAAGACGTCGAGCCCATCGGGTTTGGCGAGGTGTGGCGGGCGATGTTCAGCGATTAGAACCGAGCTGAGTTTCATCGTCGCCCATCGGTCGGGGCGAGCACAATGTGAAAACAACAGCCGCCCGTTGAGCGGCGGCTAAACGTCGTATTGATGCGTTGTCATCGCGAGCGGAAGCTTACTGATACACCGGCCCGACGCTCACGGGCAGCACGACGACCGCGGCGTCGTTTTGGCCGGCGATCTCACGGGCGTGGGCATCGAACCAGGCCTGGAGCGCCTCGAAGTCGGCCCGGCGTTTTTCCCAGAACCCGCGCTCGTCCGGGGCGACCACAAACTGACGCCAGTAGCCGTCGGCCTTGATCATCCACGCGGTCGTGATAACGCGCGTCGTCTGGCCGCGCACGGTCGTGTCGTATTGATACACCACCAGCGCCCAGTCCCCACGGAGGCGGACAACGACGCCCTCGTTCTCGATCTGGCTGGCAGTACGGGCGCGGATGAAGCTCAGCAGCTTTTCGACCACGCTCAGCCGGCCTGCCGCAGTGCCCGGGTCAAGCACCTGGTCGCGGGCTTCGTCCAGCCGGCCTTCATCGACCGAGTGGAGGTAGTTGTCGAAGGCGCGGATCGCCGACTCGACCATCGAAGGCTCGTCACGGTCATCGACCTCGACCCCCGCAGCGCTGCCGGCAGACGCCACCCCACACCAGCCCAATGCAATCGCAAGGACGAACAACCACGCGCCCCATCGGGCGGCTGAAGCGCGTCGGCGTGGCAATTCAGACATCGAGAACCCCAAACGGATAAAAACGGACTTCGATCATACCTTAGGTTCCACGCCGGCCACTACGAAAATCACGATTTTTCTCAGTTTTTTACAGCCCGGCACCGATTTTCCCGAACCCGGGGGGCTATGACCCGACCGGGTCGGGCTCGACACCCATTTCTCCACCGCCGTGGCTGCGGGCCCGGGCCAGGGCGTAGGCCATGTAGATAAGCATGGCGATCGCGAGCAGCATCTCCTTTTGCTCGTTGATCTGCTCAAAGTAGCCCATGTACATCGGGTCCAGCTTCGGCGAGTCCCCGGCAAAAAGCTGTTTGTAGATGTCCTTGCATGCCTTCACGACGTAGGCGTACAGCACCATGAATCCGGCGGGCCAGCATGCGATAGCCGGCAGCCAACGCTCGGGCAATCGCCGGGCCTCACGACGGATGTGCCACCAGATCGGCACGCCGACCATCACGCCCAGCAGATACGCCGAGCCCAGCGACTGGATCGACAGCCCCTCGAAATTGTTGTGGACGCTCTGCGCCCGATACTGTTCGCCATCGGCCTGGGTTGTCACCATCTCCGAGTGGCCCCAGCGTGCAAAGGTCTGGCCCCAGTTGACCTCTTCGCCGGCGAAAAAGATGGCCGCCAGCGCCGTCGCCCCGAGCACCGCCGGTGCCGCGTACCGCGCGAGCGGGCCCAGCCCGCCCTTGGGCAGCGTCCGCGACTGACGCAGCACGAGCCAGGTCGCGCCTAGCCCCAGCACCCCCGCCAGCAGCGAGCAGGCGAATGTGATCATCTCGACGAGCTGGTACTCGCGGTGGCTTTCTTCGACGACGTACTTGAGGAAGATACCCAGCTCCGCGCCGGGCAGCAGCTTGCCGTGGGCATCGAACAGCAGCAGCGACGGATCGCCCGAGGTGCTCACCCCCTGAACCCACGTGCCCGGCGACGCGAGGTACACGAAGAACAACACCAGCACCAACGCGGGCCCGGCCAGCGCGACCGCGACATCGCGTTTGTTCAGCCAAGGGCGTTTGCGTGTGGGGGGCAGCGCATCATCCATCACCCGCAAGTTTACGCGCCCCCGCCCGACGCTGCGCGCTTGCGCATCGGCTCAAGGCGCAGGTACGTCAGCGAACGCCAGACCCACTCCATCGGCCCGAAGCGGAAGCACGCCAGCCAAAGCGGCGACCAGATCAGCTGCAGCGTCCAGACGCCGAGCACGATCGCGTACATCGCCGGGCGTTCGAGCTTCGCGAAGTAGCCCAGGCCGTGGCCGTAGAAGATGAGCGTGACCAGCAGCGTCTGCGCCAGGTAGTTGGTCAGCGCCATGCGCCCGACGCAAGACAGCGGGTACGTCAGCTTCGCGAACCACGGCTGCTTGCACAGCAGGAGAACCAGCCCGACCCAGCCGCAGACCATGAACACGGTCGGGACGTAGTGCGCCGCGAACATCAGCATCGCGTGGACGCCGTCGCCCGAACTGGGCTGTATCTTCAGCCACGCCAGCCCCGACGCAAGCGGCAGCCCGATACCGAAGCCGACGCCGAGCATCGCCGCGTAGAACCCCGACGAACGCGCCCCCGTGATGACACGCGCCTTCATCGCCGCCATCCCCAGCAGCATCATGCCCCCGGACCACCAGTAGAACATCATCGGGCCGATGAAGAGGATAAACGCCAGCGCCGAGGGCCAGCGCACCTGGAACTGCGCCCCCGGCCCGCCGCGGTACGCTTCGATCTCGCCGGGGATCAACGCCGTCTCGTAAAAGTCGAACTCGGCGTAGCCCGACGGGTCGCCTTGCTTCCAGAGCGCAAACAGCCCCGCGAAGGCGAGCGTCGCCAGCAGCGACACCATCAGCGACGCCGACCCCGCCGCGACCAGCCAGCGTATCGGCAGCCGACGCAGCAGGTAGACGATCGACCCGATCAGCGCGTAGCCCACGAGGATGTCGCCGTACCACATCAAAAACGCGTGGACCAGGCCGATCGCCAGCAGCCAGCCCATCCGCTTGTAGTGCAGCTTCGCCGGCGGCCGCCCCGCCGCGATCGCGCGGTCCGCCACCATCACGACCCCCGCGCCAAACAGCAGCGAGAAGATCGACATCATCTTCATATTCGTGAACACATCCGCCACAAACCACAGCCCCAGCGCCAGCGGCGTGTCGTCCGCAAACCGGGGCCCGTCCATCGCCCACGCCTCGGGCCAGCCCATGAACGGGATGTTCATCACCAAAATGCCCAGCAGCACCACCCCGCGCAGCACATCGATTGAGACGATCCGCTCCCCGCCGGAAGTTGGCACGAGTGGCGCGGCGGGCGTCAAGGGGTTCTGCGGTGCCGGGACGGCGGGCGTGGCTTGCGACATGACAGGGGCTCGGGCGGGGAAGAGAGACGGCCGATCAGCCGGGGTAAACGATACCCGCCCGGCGCGTATCGGTGCTGCGAAAACGAAACCGGTTGAGTCGCAATCTCGGGCAACGTGCTAACCCGCCGATGACTCAATACGATCGCCACACTCCGGGCAGTCTCGGCCCGGCGCGGCGGACCCGCGCAGGTCGTAGCCACACTTGACGCAGCAGCCCGCCCCGATCGTCCGCGCGACCCGCTGCCAGACACGGGATGCGATCAACCAACTCCAAATGGTCAAGACCGGGCACACCAAGACCCATAGCATCACGACCGCCCATACCTGACTTTCGTCGATGTCGTGAGGGCCTGGCCCGCCACCCCACGAGGCGTAGAGCTTCATGCCATAGATGACACCGACCAACAACCCAACCAGAAACACCGGGGCCAATGCAACGATGCTAACCGAATAAATCGTGGCCTTGGCCTTGTTTTGCCTGGGGCGTTTCACGGCAGGATCATACCACTGCGACAATCGTTACCCGCCCCACACCAACAGCCCGCCCATCGAGCGGCGCGCCGCGGGCGAATCAAGCAACCCACTCCCTTTGGGCGTCGGCTACAACAATCGAACGCGGCTACGCCTGCGTTATCATCGCGTTTCCCCCTCGCCGACCCTGGTCTTTGTCCTCCTCTCGGACCGCAGGACCGCGAAGCAGGCCGGCGTCGAGCGAACGCCTGATCGCCGCTTCGGCGTGAGACCTCCGCGGGACGAAACGCCATCTCTCCCGCCCCTCTCCCTTCCGACATTGACTGAGCTGTATAGGGTGCATGCTGGGTAATGCAGCGGTGTTATTGACATCTTGCTGCATTAGTGTATAAAAGCGTCACAACAGTTCGTTTTTGTTGTTCGGGGCGTTTCCGGGCAAAGGCGTTGTGAAAACAGGCAAGAGAAAAGGATATCACATGGTTGGTTTGAATCGTATTGTACTGGGGGCTGTCGCTGCAGCCGTATCGCACACCTCGATGCAGGTGAATGCGGCGGTGCTCGAGTACGATCAGGATGTCTCACCTGACGTAATCTTCGGCAGCGGAAATGCAAACGGTGGCTTCACCACGGACCGCGCTTCGGGTGTTGAACTAGGCCTGAGAGCCAAGCTACGCCACAACGGCGCAGGGCAAGCCGAAAACACCTTCAACAGCAACGGCGACGGGACCTACTCCTTCAATCCCGGCGTTGCACCCACGCAGTCATCGCCCACCGCCGAGTGGAGCTTTGAGTGGTCGATCAATTCGGACTTCGACGGCACCTCCGGCTGGGACTTGGACGACCTGAATTACGTGTTGTCGATGACTTCCGACGTCGGTACTTTTATGCCCGCCTTCGACCCGATCAACGGTGTCAACCCAGGCCTGATTCGTGTCCAATGGGACCACGGGATCGGCACCAACGCGACCGGCAACGGCGGCGGCGCAAAAATCTCAAATGCCGCCAATGATGCTGCTGGCTACGCCGCGCTGATCGCCGACAACAACGTCGCTCAGAACTCCTGGAAGCCCCATTGGTTCGTCCCCGGCTTCGACCCGCTCGCTGTGGGTGAGTACACCTTCACGCTCACCGCGCTGAATGGTACAACCGAAGTCGCCAGCACCTCGATCGTCGTCCTCACCCCCGAGCCCGGCTCCCTCGCCCTGCTCGGCCTCGGCGGCCTGATGGTCGCGCGACGACGTCGCGGCTAAACGCAACCCCAACCCGGACCGACCCAACTCTACCGCCCGCTGCATACACGCAGCGGGCGGTTTGTTTCGTGACGTTTCGTCGGATACGCCGCAAAACACCGCCGGGCCGCGGTGCCGACCCGCTCGTGTCATACGTCATGGCGTTGCCCGCTCCTGCCCCGACGCTTCCCCATCCCACGCGTGCGCGCCGACCTCCGACGCCGCCGAACCCGCCACGACCCCGCCCGCATCATTCAGCCCAGGGTCCCGGCCGTACACGCCGCCTGTCTCCGCGACCGGGAGGCGTGGCCGCGAGTCCCCCGGCGCCGACGCGTTGTACCACCAGTTCCGCGCAAACGTGAACGACTCGGGCGATGTCCCCGGCCCGACATTCACCGCACGGTTGTAGCCCTCGCCGCCGAACACGACCAGGTTGTCCGTGAACGCGCCGTCTCGGCATGGCACAAAGTCCTCGGCCGCCGACTCCTGCAGGATACGCACCGCCCACGGCGTCGGGCCCACCATCGTGTTGTGGTGAACCCGCGCACCGTCCACCCCCACAAACGCCACCGGCGTGCCCGGCCCGACGAACACACATCCCGCCACCTCCAAGTCGCGCGCCTCGGCATTGCCTTCCAACTCCAACGCCGGGCGGAAAAATACACGCCCGGTCGAGCCGCCCGCGTTCACCGCACGCGCCCCCGCGTTCTCGAATCGGCAGCCCAGCACGCGCACATCACTCGTCCCCCCCTTGAGCTGTACCCCGCTCCCCTGCGCGCCCGAGCCTGTCCGTCTAAACACGCAGCCGACCACCACGCCGTCGTGGCACCCCACCATGTCCACACCCGACCCGCCGTCGCCCCAGTCGGTCAACTCGCAATCCTCCACCCGCAGCCGGACCACACCCGACAGCTTGATCCCGTCTCGGTTGCCGCGCGGCCCGACGTCACGCACCACAAGACCACGCAGCACCACATCATGCGACGGCTCGTCGATCTCGCCGCCATCGTCGATGTTCAGCCCATTGCTTGTCGCGCCCTCAATGACCAGGTGTTCGAGCACGACGTGCGACACCCGCGACAACTGCATCCCGTTCGTCCCGCCCCGCAGCACCGGCGGGTCGGCCGGGTCGGCGGCCGACACCGTGATCGGCGAGCCCGGCTCGCCATGCAACGCGGTAAGGTGCAGCCCGCCGTCGTACACCCCCGACCCAATCCGAATCGTCGTACCCGGCTCGGCCCGGGCCAACGCCGAC
The sequence above is a segment of the Phycisphaeraceae bacterium D3-23 genome. Coding sequences within it:
- a CDS encoding HPF/RaiA family ribosome-associated protein, producing the protein MIIQTNYSNIDKSDSLEAMARDTVTDKLGHLADRLTRVEIHLYDDSSPTKQTPGDKRCLMEARPKGMKPLVVEANGDDFFKVVSETAAKLARAVQKTLDRLATH
- the tmk gene encoding dTMP kinase; protein product: MSDDNLMQQGASAPDWPGRLGGRFVVFDGPDGSGKSTQFRRLVGLAEAAGVAVCEVREPGGTHIGEEIRKTLLDAQHEEEAPIDLRCEMLLFMASRAQLIAQRVRPALKRGELVLADRFISSTLAYQGAGGGLPVDEIIAVGKVALQECWPDLVVVFDVDAATARARMNPLLRGQEFDADQDRMESKGDTFHRKVRQGYLDQAAGDPGHYLVIDARGEEEDVYGRMCAGLAERVAAFEQKG
- a CDS encoding lytic transglycosylase domain-containing protein, producing MRRRRKPRYPRWLQPPPGRMAWLWWAIVITLLTIALWMTVDQCSRRNTLPAAIAEEIEENADGHGLPVALVRAVIRTESGGDPNALSSANARGLMQITPITHREVIQRFDLPDADDEQLYDPSYNIDIGTRYLAYLLDRFDDDLKLALAAYHMGPTAVAKLRIAHPALTTDQLLALDGEGQVGPKTRAYVANVLRRAGMEDD
- a CDS encoding DUF418 domain-containing protein; translation: MSQATPAVPAPQNPLTPAAPLVPTSGGERIVSIDVLRGVVLLGILVMNIPFMGWPEAWAMDGPRFADDTPLALGLWFVADVFTNMKMMSIFSLLFGAGVVMVADRAIAAGRPPAKLHYKRMGWLLAIGLVHAFLMWYGDILVGYALIGSIVYLLRRLPIRWLVAAGSASLMVSLLATLAFAGLFALWKQGDPSGYAEFDFYETALIPGEIEAYRGGPGAQFQVRWPSALAFILFIGPMMFYWWSGGMMLLGMAAMKARVITGARSSGFYAAMLGVGFGIGLPLASGLAWLKIQPSSGDGVHAMLMFAAHYVPTVFMVCGWVGLVLLLCKQPWFAKLTYPLSCVGRMALTNYLAQTLLVTLIFYGHGLGYFAKLERPAMYAIVLGVWTLQLIWSPLWLACFRFGPMEWVWRSLTYLRLEPMRKRAASGGGA
- a CDS encoding PEP-CTERM sorting domain-containing protein (PEP-CTERM proteins occur, often in large numbers, in the proteomes of bacteria that also encode an exosortase, a predicted intramembrane cysteine proteinase. The presence of a PEP-CTERM domain at a protein's C-terminus predicts cleavage within the sorting domain, followed by covalent anchoring to some some component of the (usually Gram-negative) cell surface. Many PEP-CTERM proteins exhibit an unusual sequence composition that includes large numbers of potential glycosylation sites. Expression of one such protein has been shown restore the ability of a bacterium to form floc, a type of biofilm.); translation: MVGLNRIVLGAVAAAVSHTSMQVNAAVLEYDQDVSPDVIFGSGNANGGFTTDRASGVELGLRAKLRHNGAGQAENTFNSNGDGTYSFNPGVAPTQSSPTAEWSFEWSINSDFDGTSGWDLDDLNYVLSMTSDVGTFMPAFDPINGVNPGLIRVQWDHGIGTNATGNGGGAKISNAANDAAGYAALIADNNVAQNSWKPHWFVPGFDPLAVGEYTFTLTALNGTTEVASTSIVVLTPEPGSLALLGLGGLMVARRRRG